In one Puniceicoccus vermicola genomic region, the following are encoded:
- the proC gene encoding pyrroline-5-carboxylate reductase, whose protein sequence is MTGSKTSFPTTLFVGAGRMASAIVQGLLATGRAQPENLLCTCGQDPTGPALAQRTGIRYVADASEGLPEADFVLLACKPQQLASLPESLAEETSGKLILSILAGIPLARLRQVAPKARNVVRVMPNTPAQIGQGISAYASDQPLSEDDQSAVEILLSSMGKTIQLEESHIDAVTALSGSGPAYVFEFTRLLAEAGKSLGLPEEVAAQLARQTVVGSAALMDKREEADPIELVREVTSPGGTTEAALKTLEGDFGKIVDRALRAARDRSRELSSM, encoded by the coding sequence ATGACCGGATCCAAAACCTCTTTTCCCACGACCCTTTTCGTCGGTGCGGGCCGCATGGCCTCTGCGATTGTCCAAGGACTGCTGGCCACGGGCCGGGCCCAACCGGAAAATTTACTCTGCACCTGCGGGCAGGACCCAACTGGCCCAGCCCTCGCCCAACGAACAGGCATACGCTACGTAGCCGATGCGAGCGAAGGTCTTCCCGAAGCCGATTTCGTGCTCTTGGCCTGCAAGCCGCAACAACTTGCCAGCCTCCCCGAATCCTTGGCAGAAGAGACCTCCGGAAAACTGATTCTCTCCATTCTCGCCGGAATCCCACTGGCCCGGCTGAGACAGGTCGCCCCGAAAGCGCGTAACGTCGTCCGGGTCATGCCAAACACACCCGCCCAGATCGGACAGGGGATCTCCGCCTACGCCAGCGACCAGCCTCTCTCGGAGGACGATCAGTCTGCAGTCGAGATTCTCCTCTCCTCGATGGGAAAAACCATTCAGCTCGAGGAATCTCATATCGATGCGGTCACTGCGCTCAGCGGCAGTGGCCCCGCCTATGTCTTTGAGTTTACCCGCCTTCTCGCAGAGGCAGGAAAATCCCTCGGTTTACCGGAAGAGGTCGCGGCCCAACTCGCCCGTCAGACTGTCGTCGGATCTGCAGCTCTCATGGATAAGCGGGAAGAAGCCGATCCGATTGAGCTGGTCCGCGAGGTCACCTCACCGGGAGGTACGACCGAGGCCGCGCTCAAGACCCTCGAAGGCGACTTCGGCAAGATCGTCGACCGCGCTCTCCGCGCAGCCCGTGACCGCAGCCGCGAACTCTCGAGCATGTAA
- a CDS encoding exodeoxyribonuclease III: MKLLSWNVNGLRACLKKGFSESIQSVDPDVVCLQETKMGRDGPPDTGLGEYAHQIFHSAEKPGYSGTAILSKTEPISVEFDFGDSEFQGEGRVIAAEFANFYLVNAYVPNSQNELRRLPYRCDSWEPRTRKYLKSLSTSKPVYYCGDLNVAHKEIDIARPKANRRNAGFTDEERHEMDLLLGAGFTDTFRHFHPDATERYSWWSYRAGARKRNIGWRLDYFIASESASDSWISADIFDQIEGSDHCPVSLEVKD; the protein is encoded by the coding sequence GTGAAACTACTCTCTTGGAACGTAAATGGCCTCCGCGCCTGCCTCAAAAAAGGTTTCTCTGAATCCATCCAATCGGTCGATCCCGATGTCGTCTGTCTCCAGGAGACCAAGATGGGACGGGATGGACCTCCCGATACCGGTCTCGGCGAGTATGCCCACCAGATTTTCCATTCGGCGGAGAAGCCCGGTTACTCCGGGACTGCCATTCTCTCCAAGACAGAACCGATCTCGGTTGAATTTGACTTTGGCGATTCTGAATTTCAGGGCGAAGGGCGAGTCATCGCCGCGGAGTTCGCGAACTTCTACCTGGTCAACGCCTACGTTCCGAACAGCCAGAACGAACTGCGTCGCCTACCTTACCGTTGCGATTCCTGGGAGCCCCGCACCCGCAAATACCTGAAATCTCTTTCAACGAGCAAACCAGTCTACTACTGCGGCGACCTTAACGTTGCCCACAAAGAGATCGACATTGCCCGACCGAAAGCCAATCGCCGCAACGCCGGTTTTACCGACGAGGAACGCCATGAGATGGATCTCCTCCTCGGTGCCGGATTCACCGATACCTTCCGCCACTTCCACCCCGATGCCACAGAACGCTACTCCTGGTGGAGCTACCGCGCAGGAGCTCGGAAGCGAAACATCGGATGGCGACTCGACTACTTCATTGCTTCAGAGTCAGCTTCAGATTCCTGGATCTCCGCCGACATCTTCGATCAGATCGAGGGTAGTGACCACTGCCCGGTCAGTCTGGAGGTCAAAGACTAA
- a CDS encoding aminotransferase class IV: protein MSGGGKEAELFLVWNGSLQSAKEISINPTSEGWLYGVGCFETMGLKGGVIRFFENHWHRLNSTASAMGLQIPFSPEQIEDKVSEMAGKNECPNGIARLSLHLNGENVDWMLRVFLGKRASRGSLQVGLSEMVHPGASLLSRWKNNNYLLHHLAFRQAQEAGWDEALMCRGDEVVEGTRSNVWILREAELLTPPLTSGALPGVIRHRLLALKSIGDLTVREERLRLEDLEEADGLFFSNAGMILRSATKLGAWEFPAHEDRVRSLATAIGADSLNSG, encoded by the coding sequence ATGAGCGGAGGAGGCAAAGAGGCCGAACTATTCTTAGTGTGGAACGGATCTCTCCAGTCGGCAAAGGAGATCTCGATCAACCCTACCTCGGAAGGGTGGCTTTATGGGGTTGGATGCTTCGAAACCATGGGCCTGAAAGGTGGAGTCATTCGGTTCTTTGAGAACCATTGGCATCGGTTGAACTCCACTGCGTCTGCAATGGGCTTGCAGATCCCATTTTCTCCGGAGCAGATCGAGGATAAGGTTTCGGAGATGGCTGGGAAGAATGAATGCCCGAACGGGATCGCCCGGTTGTCGCTTCATCTGAATGGAGAGAACGTCGATTGGATGCTCCGGGTATTTTTGGGAAAGAGGGCTTCGCGAGGCTCACTCCAAGTGGGTCTTTCGGAGATGGTTCATCCGGGGGCCTCGCTGTTGAGCCGCTGGAAGAATAACAACTATCTCCTTCATCACCTTGCGTTCCGTCAGGCGCAGGAAGCGGGATGGGATGAGGCTCTGATGTGCCGGGGCGATGAAGTCGTCGAGGGAACTCGTTCCAATGTGTGGATCTTGCGAGAGGCAGAATTATTGACCCCTCCGCTGACCAGTGGGGCATTGCCGGGAGTGATCCGGCATCGCCTGTTGGCACTAAAGTCGATTGGAGACCTTACCGTGCGGGAAGAGAGATTGCGATTGGAAGACCTCGAGGAGGCGGATGGGTTGTTTTTTTCCAATGCCGGGATGATTTTACGATCAGCGACAAAGTTGGGGGCGTGGGAGTTTCCCGCCCACGAAGACCGAGTCCGTTCTTTGGCAACCGCCATCGGTGCAGATTCTCTAAACTCGGGGTAA
- the folB gene encoding dihydroneopterin aldolase — protein sequence MKESPDLIRLRGLAFFGFHGNNPAEAEFGQRFFVDLELRTDVCEAGKSDNLEHAVDYSAVYLKVRHWMEQERFHLLEALATRIAEGILEDFARVSSVVVEVRKPQAPLPGIFDEISVSVERCRQE from the coding sequence ATGAAAGAATCTCCTGATCTTATTCGTCTCCGTGGGTTGGCCTTTTTTGGGTTCCATGGGAACAACCCAGCCGAAGCCGAGTTTGGCCAACGGTTCTTCGTGGATCTGGAATTGCGAACCGACGTGTGTGAGGCGGGGAAGTCGGACAATCTAGAGCACGCCGTGGACTATTCTGCGGTGTATCTCAAAGTGCGTCACTGGATGGAGCAGGAGCGTTTTCATCTGCTGGAGGCTCTGGCAACCCGGATCGCCGAGGGAATTTTGGAGGATTTCGCACGCGTTTCCTCGGTTGTGGTGGAAGTGCGCAAGCCGCAGGCGCCGCTTCCGGGAATCTTCGACGAAATCTCGGTTTCGGTGGAACGATGCCGGCAGGAATGA
- the pabB gene encoding aminodeoxychorismate synthase component I, with translation MPLIEIERRGGLPRWFGVFSKRNHCAWLDGVDGARGADWSILAADPVECRSGPEEDLLAWLDEWEARLKTVATAEIPFLGGLIGQLDYEEAMPPYPSEGIPRLSGWMGLYDRALAEHRPSGRMFAVVGEWVEGAEEELRSWVDQLKDLPEKTPAPRAIRSSKPISNQTRAEYVGGVRRVREWIASGDIYQANLSQRFRCETEVQPEDLYRSLRKENPAPYSAYIDCGVKQILSSSPELFLEVGADRSVSTRPIKGTRPRSAEPKKDREMASDLQKNAKERAELLMIVDMERNDLGRVCRTGSVRAEKEFALESFASVHHLVGGVRGELRPEVRMSDLFAATFPGGSITGAPKSRAMEIIRELEPERRGAYCGTMGFLSAGGVSRWNIAIRTMEVLGNRVEFGVGAGIVWDSDPEAEFEETLHKAQKILSSLGWPEEQEEPR, from the coding sequence ATGCCGCTGATTGAGATCGAGAGACGGGGAGGGCTTCCGAGATGGTTTGGCGTCTTCTCGAAACGGAACCACTGCGCCTGGCTCGATGGAGTGGATGGTGCGCGAGGAGCGGACTGGTCCATTCTTGCCGCGGATCCGGTGGAATGCCGTTCGGGCCCGGAGGAGGACTTGTTGGCTTGGTTGGACGAATGGGAGGCTCGCTTGAAAACCGTAGCGACGGCGGAAATCCCCTTTCTCGGCGGATTGATCGGGCAGTTGGACTACGAGGAGGCCATGCCGCCGTATCCTTCCGAGGGGATCCCTCGTTTGTCTGGATGGATGGGCTTGTATGACCGAGCCCTTGCGGAACACCGCCCGAGTGGTCGGATGTTCGCCGTGGTCGGAGAATGGGTTGAAGGTGCGGAGGAGGAGTTGCGCTCTTGGGTTGATCAATTGAAGGACCTCCCAGAAAAGACTCCCGCTCCGCGGGCGATTCGCAGTTCGAAGCCGATTTCGAATCAGACGCGCGCGGAATACGTCGGTGGGGTGCGGCGGGTGCGCGAATGGATCGCTTCCGGGGATATTTATCAAGCGAACCTTTCCCAGAGATTCCGGTGTGAGACTGAGGTGCAGCCGGAAGATCTCTATCGTTCGCTGCGAAAGGAAAATCCGGCTCCCTATTCGGCCTATATCGATTGTGGCGTGAAGCAGATTTTATCCAGTTCTCCAGAGTTGTTCTTAGAGGTGGGCGCCGATCGATCGGTTTCGACACGACCGATCAAGGGAACCCGTCCGCGTTCGGCCGAGCCGAAGAAGGATCGGGAGATGGCGTCGGATCTCCAGAAGAATGCGAAAGAGCGAGCCGAGTTGCTGATGATTGTGGACATGGAGCGCAACGATCTGGGCCGGGTCTGCAGGACGGGGTCGGTCCGGGCCGAGAAGGAGTTCGCCCTCGAGTCATTTGCTTCGGTGCACCATCTGGTCGGTGGGGTGCGTGGCGAGTTGCGCCCGGAGGTCAGAATGTCGGACCTCTTTGCGGCAACCTTCCCTGGGGGGTCCATCACTGGGGCACCCAAGTCTCGTGCGATGGAGATTATTCGAGAGTTGGAACCGGAAAGGCGAGGAGCCTATTGTGGGACGATGGGTTTCTTATCAGCAGGAGGGGTTTCCCGTTGGAACATTGCCATCCGCACGATGGAGGTTTTGGGGAATCGAGTGGAGTTTGGAGTCGGTGCAGGCATTGTCTGGGATTCGGATCCCGAGGCAGAGTTTGAGGAGACGCTTCACAAGGCGCAGAAGATCCTGTCCAGCTTGGGTTGGCCGGAGGAGCAGGAGGAGCCGCGATGA
- the rfaD gene encoding ADP-glyceromanno-heptose 6-epimerase, with protein MVILSRHDLSKKKILITGGAGFIGSALVWELNQRGLNNIVIADYLGTDEKWKNLVPLQFDDYLEADTLLDRIRSGPEYLKSFHTVFHLGANSSTTETDARHLIQNNFEFTKLLAYATLQQSSRFVYASSAATYGDGAQGMSDEGTEHLSSLRPLNMYGYSKHMFDLYALRNGFLNNMVGLKYFNVYGPNENHKGDMRSLVMKAFEQVQQDGRIRLFRSHRPDYKDGEQMRDFLYVKDAIKMTIQLAENPRAGGLFNLGSGEANTWLRLARAIFTAAGVEENIEFIDMPPILRDKYQYYTCADISKLREAGYTDDLTPLEEAVADYVKEYLIPGRRLGE; from the coding sequence ATGGTAATACTTTCCCGACACGATCTCTCCAAAAAGAAAATCCTGATCACCGGCGGTGCCGGATTCATCGGGAGCGCACTGGTTTGGGAACTCAACCAGCGCGGACTGAACAATATCGTCATCGCAGACTATCTTGGCACTGACGAAAAGTGGAAGAACCTCGTTCCTCTCCAGTTTGACGACTATCTCGAGGCCGACACGCTACTCGACCGCATTCGCTCCGGCCCGGAATATCTCAAGAGCTTTCATACCGTTTTTCATCTCGGCGCGAACTCCAGCACGACTGAAACCGACGCCCGCCACCTCATCCAAAATAATTTCGAGTTCACGAAGCTCCTCGCCTACGCGACCCTCCAGCAAAGCAGCCGCTTCGTCTACGCATCCTCCGCGGCTACTTATGGCGACGGAGCCCAAGGGATGAGCGACGAGGGCACAGAGCACCTCTCTTCGCTCCGCCCGCTAAACATGTATGGATACTCCAAACACATGTTTGACCTCTACGCATTGAGGAATGGTTTCCTCAACAATATGGTCGGTTTGAAGTATTTCAACGTCTACGGCCCGAACGAGAATCATAAGGGAGACATGCGCAGCCTCGTGATGAAAGCATTTGAGCAAGTCCAGCAAGACGGACGCATCCGACTCTTCCGCAGCCACCGCCCCGATTACAAGGACGGCGAACAAATGCGTGATTTCCTCTACGTAAAAGATGCCATCAAAATGACGATCCAACTGGCGGAAAATCCCCGCGCAGGAGGACTCTTCAATTTGGGATCAGGCGAAGCCAATACTTGGCTCCGTTTGGCACGAGCCATCTTTACCGCTGCCGGGGTCGAGGAGAACATCGAGTTCATCGACATGCCTCCGATCTTGCGAGACAAGTATCAGTATTATACCTGTGCCGATATCTCGAAGCTTCGCGAAGCCGGCTACACCGACGACCTGACCCCACTGGAGGAGGCGGTCGCCGACTACGTCAAAGAATACCTGATCCCCGGTCGCCGGCTCGGTGAGTAA
- a CDS encoding ATP-binding response regulator, translating to MKAKNKILIVDDEPVNVKVLQRKLEKAGYEVRMATNGFECLDRVEESRPDIILLDIMMPDMDGVETCRRLKQNPKTETIPVIFVTAKMDRHDKISGLETGAIDYITKPIDMEETLARVRTHLRLETMHEENIELQQRLGEARRTAAIGSMTQGIAHNLNNLLGVVVGYLDLLKLRMNQPEKLEKGIASMEKAVKRMVNLVRQLSSMVTDEPVARIKADPAECVANVVNRATRQSEGRVQTVSIENNLPEDFQTFTSLETIETCVEHLIRNGIESYPEGTPAEDRPIRVSLNLLEEDGENEVEIRVSDRGEGIHPSVRDNLFDPFISTKNSVGRGFGLTVVKHSISHIGGGVTIGANPSGQGTSAVLRIPVETE from the coding sequence ATGAAAGCCAAGAACAAGATCCTCATCGTCGATGACGAACCCGTTAACGTAAAAGTTCTCCAACGCAAACTGGAGAAGGCGGGCTACGAAGTCCGTATGGCGACAAACGGCTTTGAGTGTCTTGACCGGGTGGAGGAAAGCCGCCCCGACATCATCCTCCTCGATATCATGATGCCGGATATGGATGGCGTCGAAACCTGCCGCCGACTCAAGCAAAACCCCAAGACCGAGACCATCCCCGTCATTTTCGTGACGGCGAAGATGGATCGGCACGACAAAATTTCCGGTCTGGAGACGGGCGCGATCGACTACATCACGAAGCCGATTGATATGGAAGAGACTCTGGCCCGAGTCCGCACTCATCTGCGCTTGGAGACCATGCACGAGGAGAACATCGAATTGCAGCAGCGTCTCGGCGAAGCCCGCCGCACGGCCGCAATCGGTAGCATGACCCAAGGCATTGCCCACAACTTGAACAACCTTCTCGGCGTGGTCGTCGGCTATCTGGACCTGCTCAAGCTCCGGATGAATCAGCCCGAGAAGCTCGAGAAGGGAATTGCCTCGATGGAGAAGGCCGTCAAACGGATGGTCAATCTGGTGCGGCAACTGAGCTCGATGGTAACGGATGAACCCGTAGCCCGAATCAAAGCCGATCCCGCGGAATGCGTCGCCAACGTCGTAAACCGGGCGACCCGCCAATCCGAAGGTCGGGTCCAAACGGTTTCGATTGAAAACAACCTTCCTGAGGATTTCCAGACGTTCACCTCGCTGGAAACGATCGAAACCTGCGTCGAACATCTCATCCGCAACGGCATCGAGAGCTATCCTGAAGGCACTCCGGCCGAAGACCGCCCGATCCGCGTCTCTCTCAACCTCCTCGAAGAGGACGGAGAGAATGAGGTCGAGATCCGCGTCTCTGACCGTGGAGAGGGAATCCACCCATCTGTCCGTGATAATCTCTTCGATCCATTCATTTCTACGAAAAACTCGGTAGGCCGGGGATTTGGTCTTACCGTTGTAAAACACTCGATCTCTCATATCGGAGGCGGCGTCACCATCGGCGCGAATCCTTCTGGCCAAGGCACCTCTGCCGTTCTGAGAATCCCAGTCGAAACCGAATGA
- the folK gene encoding 2-amino-4-hydroxy-6-hydroxymethyldihydropteridine diphosphokinase codes for MRRAWIALGGNLGDRESMFAEALKRLAEASGLDIVRGSAIYETPPFGPPGQDRYWNAVIEVRTSLEPPELLGLCLDVENGLGRSREIRWGPRTIDLDLLLFDDLVWETEELILPHPRMTERAFVLRPLADLIPEKRLGNLSVREHLLAVSEEGIERVRDSVLACR; via the coding sequence ATGAGGCGAGCTTGGATCGCTCTCGGCGGGAACCTGGGTGACCGGGAATCGATGTTCGCCGAGGCCCTGAAGAGATTAGCAGAGGCTTCGGGGTTGGATATCGTTCGGGGATCGGCGATCTACGAAACCCCTCCGTTTGGACCTCCTGGTCAGGATCGCTATTGGAATGCCGTGATTGAGGTGAGAACTTCACTCGAGCCTCCGGAGCTCCTGGGTCTCTGCCTTGATGTTGAGAACGGCTTGGGGAGATCCCGCGAAATCCGCTGGGGACCGCGCACGATCGATCTCGATCTTCTCCTTTTTGACGATTTGGTCTGGGAAACGGAGGAGTTGATCCTCCCTCATCCGCGGATGACGGAGAGAGCCTTTGTTCTTCGGCCCTTGGCGGACTTGATTCCAGAAAAGCGGCTGGGAAACCTTTCGGTGCGCGAACATTTGCTCGCGGTCTCCGAGGAGGGGATTGAACGGGTGAGGGATTCGGTTTTGGCATGCCGCTGA